In Dermochelys coriacea isolate rDerCor1 chromosome 4, rDerCor1.pri.v4, whole genome shotgun sequence, the sequence CAGCCCTGCAACTAAGGTCTAGCTCATCCTGTCTCTTCCGCTAGACTACAGGTAGATGGCAGCAGAGAATGCCTTTCCCTATGATTTTCAGGCCACAGGGCTACATAGTCATAGATAATCTGTTGGAAAATGACAAAGCATGGTATAATGGGTTATCATTGTGTAACTTTGGGGCTAATACTGGACAAAGGCCCCAAGAATCAACTGCAGCCATCTTTTCAGTTTGGAACCTCACATTTAGCCAAAAAGCAGCAGGAATTTTGGCTGCAGGCTGATCGCATGGTGGCCTGCACTCGCCATTTCACAGTACGGTCTTTGGACGTTTGTGGTATTTTATAGGGGCAGCAGTGGTTTGGGCTGCTCTACCACATCCTGTTAGTAATGCCATCATGTTGCCTACACTGCTTTATTTGAGAGGTTTCTCTGCTGATATCGTAAAGAACCTTCATATCTGAAGGTCTTCCACTATCTGCAACCCATGGATGTGCTCAGTTCAGTGGGCAATGCATGCTTACGGGCAGTGGAAGGGAAAGTTGATAGCAGAAAAAGAAGATCTTGCATGGATGATGTGGTATTCTGGGTGGATCAAAAGGACTCATCCAAAGATTAGCAGAGGATCATACTGAAGGGCCACCATGGTTGCAAACCTCCAGTAACGAAGCTGCCATATAACAAGAAAATAAAGCAGACAAGAAAAAAAGCTGTTAAAAATATAAGCTTTTGCTTTAGTGCTACAGCCTTCAGTTCTTCCCTCTCGATCTAGTCAGGCCAGCCAAAGTGTCTGCTCCAGGTACTGTCCTTTTTGgaaccttcccccaccctcaggcCAGGCACCATCCACAAAATGCAAAGAGCCGGGTTTAGGGACCATCTTGACAGAGCGACTCCTCTCAGGAGAGGGGTTAGTTCTGGGGTTTGTTGGTGCTAAGAAGGCACAGCTAGAGTGAAGGAGAGGCTTATGCAGTTTGAGCTGCACGTGCTGTGCTTTGTGCTCATCCTGATCAATTCTGGTACTAGTTTCACAGCTGAGGGCCATGTGCCAAGCCCACTTATTCCATAATAAGTGGGCCCAGAAAGTCAGATGTTAGTTAACATGACCCTGTCACTGTAGAACACTAAACAGTCAAACATGGTTTGAGGTTTTGGGTACAAAGATCTCAGCCTGCTCAGTTCAATGGCAACAGCTACCATTACAAAACCAAAACTTTATAACCTTTTattagagagaaagagaacagTTAATGCTTTACATTTAATTGCTTTAAGTAAAGTTTTAGTTTAACAATACCCCTTAAAAGTTCATTCGCTTTAGCTATTGAGagtttttaaataaggaaacaCAGACTTGTCAGTCatttagatcagtggctctcaacttttccagactactgtccccccaagtttcatcttacttaaaaagtacttgcttccaaaaatcagacataaacaaTGAAGTTAATGTCTGGTGCAAACTTTTCCTTGCTACCTCACTAGTAGAGAAACACAGGCTCCACACTCGGTCTGACCAGCAGCTATGAAACCTGGCAAACTTGTGCTAGCATTGGGGTGTTTAAGGCATTGATTTTAGCAGTCTTGCTGGTTCCAGGCTCATAGCAGTGTTGCAAAAGatgcagtcttggccagctaagctgGGCACTTATTaaacataaggaaaaaaaaagaagaaaaaaaaatgaaagaagagaGGGAGCGACAGCATGATTCCACAGCTCACATTTCAGGTGTTGTTCAGGATTTAGCCAAAGCCAGTGGAAGTAGCTCTGTCATTGGTTCTCGCTCTCTGGCCCAGACTGGTCAGGAtgcctttcaggatcaggacgaTAAAGAACCAATGGTATCATGGTAGATTTTAGGGACCCAGGAGAAGTGGGGGTGGCAACCCTGATGGTAACACTCACTCCTTCCAGTCCACCCATCTCTACCCCAGCTTCATGATTCCCCCCCAAGTCTCGTAGGGACTCCAAAAAAGAGAGCGATGGATGAACTagtccatcccctcattattttgttgaCCACTTACACCTAACTTCTGACACCCTGCCATTGATTTCTGATTCCATTCTCCTTTGCTCACTACTTATGATCTTAACAGTGTTTGGGTGGCGTCAGTAGACTTTTTCATCTGGACAAATTCAGTCTGTCTAAGTGTTTGCTGACTTTGATAAGCAATTTTTTGTTACAGGCTGGGTTGAACTTTTGTTACCTTGGGCAACTTAGAGTGCAAGCCTCTGCACAactgctctgtctcctgcacacgTTTTACTGACAAGTGTAAGATGTCATTTTCCATACAGCGTAGCTGTGTGCGGGGGAGGTCGTGGTCACAAAGGAAAGTGGAAGCGGCTGTGGAAATCCCGCTCAGGCTCTGTCATTTCAATTGTGAAGAGTGGAACATTGCTAGGTCCATAAGGAAACTGGGACTTCCCCACAGAGACTCAAGGATTGCTGAGACAATTCTGTGTCTCCTTGAGACTGGAGGGCACCAGGCACTAGGGTCATGTCTGACCGTAAAGGGTACAGATCACACAGCTGTATCTTGCTGCTGCTTATGTCCTATAAGCAAATGACTGGGGAATTTCCTCACATACAGCTAGATTGTTCTTTTGGCTCAGGTTTCTAATCTAGAGCTCAGAATTAGAGTGCTAGTTTTGTAGAAGCATGCATATATTGTAGTTCAGGAGTCtacaacctttggcacatggcccagcAGGGTAATCAGCTGGCAGGCAGGGAgatattttgtttatgttgactgaACGCAGCCacggcctcctgcagctcccagtggctgtggttcgccattcatggccactgggagctgcggggtggggtgggggaaagagtgtgactgcagatggtcaacataaacaaaatgtcttgtggcccaccagcagattaccctgatgggccacgtgccaaggctgccaacccctgctctagttaATGCTTCGTCCTCTTTTTAGCTTCCTGCTCTGCTATATAATACATTCTTGCAGGAGCTGTTTGTCATTTTGAAACCTGTAAGAGGAAGGGAGAATCTGTGCAGCAAAACAAGACATCCAAGTGTATTAAATTAGCTAACTAATTACAGTAGAGACAATGTTTGCCATTTGGCTGCCCTTTGCATgactccagtttctgcacagTGGTAAAACACAAGAGAATACCTTTGGAGCACCAATTGTCCACTGGAAcacatagtaataataaaaatcaaattattaTAGATAAAGTGGATGCACCTTGTTATTTACACAGGTTGTTAATGGAACCGTGTTGTCACCTGATGTACTGAGAAAGTCATTATTCAGAATGTAAATATGCAGATTTCTTAACCTCAGTGCAGTTGTTAATCTATGGCAGATGACCAGAAAACAGACCTCACTCACTTCCACAATACCGCTTCCACCTCTGGGATGGTCTCTGCCACCAGAGCTGTGTTCTCTTCCAGACAGAGGGGCAGACTCTTAGCCGATATGGATTGTCCTTGCTCCATTGACAACAATAAATCTCCAACAatttacagcagttgaggatCTACCCCAGACTACCTTACAGACCTGTGCAGTTTAGAATGCTAAACTGATAGGCCATAAAAGGCCCTTCCATGTGTTTTTGCTGTGCAGTTCATGAGTTTTAAGTCCATGCTCATGAAGAAGATGCTAAATGAAAGTAGTGAATTTACCTTGGAAAGGGATAGATTATGGCTAAATGATGCCTAGTTCCATCTAAAAATTTTGGCATATCTTTGCCAGACTCTCCCTTTCAGTCCAGTCCCTTAACACCGGAGCAGTTCTTAGTCATTCAGAGCAGGTGGAGGACCTGAGCTTCAAAAGGCAAACTTGCATCAGGAGTGAAGGGGCCATCTTCTAAGAACAGCCCTTTgatctgttattttattttaatgctgaTTAAGAAACATACCTTTTGAAGGAATGaatattgaaatatttgcagTGATGCAAGACCCATTTTAGAACACAAGTCATGTTTTTATCACGTGGGCCTCAGTTATTAAGTTCCCAGGTGGCATACTTTAGAAATGCTTCACTCTCAATCAATGTTTGAACAAACACCATTGTGACGTAGCTGCGGACCTGATCCAAAGGTCGTGGAAAGGCTCACAGCGACTTCAGTGGGATATTGATCATGGCCTAATTAAGTACTCTTATTTCACAGATGGTGGGATTCAAAAAGGGACATGAGGGCCTAATTActcagcacctgcagctcccactgacttcaagtggaAGTtttgggtactcagcacctctgaaaaagcACACCTTAAGCAACTTTCCAAGGTGCATTTTGAAAGTTGATCTGGAATAAACACTTCATGGAAATAAAGAAGATGATGGTGACATActtacaggccaaattctgcctttggatTAAGGTGTGtagtttccattaacttcaaaggaagTCCTGGGCACATTTCTGAAGGCAGATTTTGGCCTTTCGAATCCCTGTAGCTATAATACAGCTGTATTAGCTGAACACTCACCGAGGAATCACCATTAATTTTATTCACATACTGTGCTTCTTCCATCAAGTGACAGTTTAGTTCTTTAAAAAGCACACTAGAGCTTGGCCGGGCATTTTCCATTCTATGCTCCCCAGTCTCGGCAAGAAGCTACCTGATTTTACGTGTTCTGTGATTTTTAGCTGTGTTAGCCAAAACTGGTGTGACCCAAAGTTTAGTTTGAACTAGTTTTAACAAAAGGCAAAGAGTACGAGATTGTGCTgcaattgcgggggggggggggggaataagagCATTCCAGGcaattataaataaaaaccaTCTCAATTTGCCCTTTTCCTACCCAGAAAAAGAGAAGCCCACCCACCCAAAGAAGTCTTGTTCAAAGACCCTATTCACTTCTGAATAAGAATTGTTTTGTGGGAAGTGGAAATGAACTAGTGCCAAGAGGatgaaggcggggggggggagaaagagagagaagcagagtgcaagtgagccctggtctacactaccacttacttcagtataacttatgtcactcgggggtgtgaataatcgtTGGTGTGGACAGGCCTATGTTGGTAGgtgagcttctcctgccaacgtAGTTACTACCTTTCAGAGAGGTGGAGTTATGATGCCGACGGCATCTTTCCCATGGCATAGAGCATTTTCACCAGATGTACTATAGACCCTACTGTAGACTAGCCCAGAGTTTGAAACTGAAAGTCAGAGGTGTAAGTAAGTGCCAGGAGTACTAGGCAGCAGATGCAAAAGCATATTCAGAATTAAAACCTAGACTAGAAGTTAAAGGTTCTTAAGATTTTGTTCAGCAGAACCTGAAGAATGACAACTCAGTAATTAAGGGTAACTTTTTGTTTCTTACTAAGGTCAGAGAAAGGCATCTCCATACTTTAAGAGAATTATTTAGGACATTTAAGGGTACTTCTGTTCCTGCAGAATCAAGGACCAAGTCATGAGGAGGAAAGCCATGTTTTGAGAATCCAAATGAGTAGAAGATGAACCAAACCAAGCCAGATTTAAGTGGAGGCTCCTGTTCTGTATGTCTAACCAGCTGTCTTGCCTTGTACCTGGAACTAGAGACTTAATATTAAAAGCCTAGGTGGAGCAATAGCTAGGACTTTCTATCATAATATCCATCTAAGAAgcctttaaaatacaaaaactaaTCTGAAAGCTCCTGTAGCCTACAAGAGAAAAGAAGAACAAACTGTTCAGTAACTTAAAAGTTTAACATCTTACTTAAATAAGGCATTGAAACATTTGTTTAGGTTGACCCTTTTTGTGTCTGCAGCTGACAATGAACACTGCTAACTGAATGGAAAAGGAGACCTGTCATCTGCCTTTCAGTACAACATAATATGAATTACAGAATTGCAGGGTGTTCTGTTGTGACCTGCTTTTAACAGCTagcaaaaaaatataaatttagttTATTACATGGGTAGAAACCTGAGTCCTCAGTCTTAAGCTTTACTGAATATTAATTCGTTTGGACTTTGTCCTGTCGGAAGTAATCAGTCTGTTGATAACCCTAGTCAAAATTTTAATACTTTGTTTAATGTGGGTTCCAAGTGACTAATAGTCCCATAAAAGGAAACATTGGGCACTGGGCAACTCCTGCTGGCTCACAGTATTGTAATTCTGCCATATCCAGCTATCCTCTGCCAATGAGGGGTTCCAGCAATTAATGGAAGTGGTGGAGATAAATGGAAAGAGAATAGGAGATTTGAGTGAACCATATATACACAGAAAtcctccctgtctcataacacaagagcaagTGTTCAGTTGAAGTTAAAAAGTAGGAAATTAAAAGTCAAGaagaggaaatacttcttcacacatgtaattagactgtggaattcactgaggccaagaacataacaaggttcaaaaaggGATTGGCCATTTATATcgatatcaagaatatccagagttataatcaATGCGAACAACAATGTTGCTGAAGCAATATTAAACTGGTGTTTGAGGGTTTAAGCCCTTCTCCAAATATTAGATCCCAGGATGAGACCTAataagggggggaagggggagaggggatgatTGTTTCATGTCTGCGTACTGGGGGGCTCTTACACCTTCTtgttctctgaagcatctggggcCAGCCACTaccagagacaagatactggcctagatggaccttggaTCTGAGACAGTCTTGCAATTCCTATGATCATCTGCACCCATTTAGCTCTGGTGATGATATCCTTTAATTTCTAATGTTGAGGTGCAATTCTTACCACATATAAAATGGTAAAtctagggcagggggagggaagagtctTTGGATGGAAACTAGCATGCCTAAATCAGCCAGCACAGAGGCAGGGCCTGCCAATATAAAACTaactaaataataaaatcataaatgatCAGATCCTTGGATTGAGAGGAATAGGTAAGGATTTCTTCTAAATGGGAAAATGAAACTAGCACAGACTTGCTTATCTAAGGGGAAGGCAACCGGGCTGTTCAAAGATAGATGGGGTTTTCTAATGTGGGAATTCCTGCCTACAGACTTATAGACTAAGTGAAAATGCCCTACAAATAGCAGTCCAGAAGCTCTCTCTGAACCCCACACCACATCTACTTGCCTCCAAGTGAGCAGcaaggggaagaggagcagcagcagctacagagCTGAACATGAAGTCTCTTATTCGTCTCTCACTCCTGCTTCTTCTAGCTGCAGTTCTGGTGCAAGGTACAGTAGCATTTCCCTCGGCACAGCTTGATGTTTACATTATTCCTGCAAACTTTCATTACTCTTCATTCCTCTTTCCTGTAATGTCTTAAAACTATCCACTATCTCAAACCCTTAGCACAAAACCCCTTGTTAAACGCTTTGCAGTCTCTTACAAGGGTTATGTTAGAGATCAAACCTGCTAACAGCTGCACAGACACAATATCAGGAAAGACTTAAGGCAGTAAATAAGAGGCAGCTGTTGGCTTTTTGTAATTGACAATGCAAAGCAAGctacaaacaggaaaaaattcaCTCATTTTGTACAATCTTATTTTGTTACTTAATATggtttctctcctccccttctgGAAACTGGTCTCTCCCAGCAGAAAAAGGTCTGATTTGTCAAGCAAAGAGTAAATTAATGCTCAGTTTATGGTAATATAGATGCTCTTCACTACAGAgatataattttattatatatgATCACGGAAAGGGAAAGTATAGGATTCCCACCACCAGCTCCATGCAGGTGCTGTTGTGCAAATGTCTCTGACGCCACCATGATCATGCCGAACTTTCATTTATTGTGGCAGTGGTTGAAACGTTATTTGGAACCTCCTCTGCTGGAAATGAAAGGGTTAAATACTGCTTAACAAGTGATTCTGGCCCAgcttctcaaaggtatttaggttcctaacttccactgatttcaattatttGATTTCCTGAATACATTTGAAGAACCGGCTCTCTCCACCCTGATCTGTCAAAATACAATTCAGACACAGGCAataggcccccccttcccccagatcTCTTCTTTTATTTCACCTCTCACATCTGCTAAACCTACACTGACTTCggtggagttataccagtgtaagagaaaggagaatttggcccagtagtTTTATCATAATAAACAATGCTGTGCTCAAATGTGTTTATATGTCCATATTCTTTATGTCATTGTAGGAATGCCAACCTCCAGCAGAGGACGCTGTCTTTGTATAACAGCTGGTGCACCTGTAATCCACCCAAAACATATTGCAAAGGTTGAAATATATGGGCAAAGCAGCAGCTGTCAGCAAGTCGAAGTGATGTAAGTGCACAATTAATACTGTGCAGCGCACGTTATTTTAGTATTTGTTCGGTCATGTCCCATTTCATGCTAAGTCCTCTTTTCTCCTGACAGCATCACACTGAAAGGGAGCGGGCAAAGGAAATGTCTGAACAGCACATCCAAGCTCGCATCACGCATGATACAGGTAAGTCTCCTCTGCCCTGGCTTTTTCTAGAATGTTCCACTTTGGGGTTTTTCGATGCAAGTTGTAGGGAATGCAGCTTTGGGATTTGAGGAAATATTTTACTTCAGTCTGTACTAAACCCTTTATAAATCCAACATTAGACATTTGAAAGACAAGTCTCAGAACCTGTTATCAGTCTACTACATATCCTTAGCAGCTGAGTCTCCTGGATCTCAAAATCCTAGGATTGACAGCACTGATATTTTGGTATTGGGAGATACCGTTGGATGAGAGAATCCCCTTTCACCACAGTGTACAGGAGTCCTGAAAACACTGGGTTTAAACCCCTTTTTCTTAAATCACTGAGTCATCATTGTGTGGCTTTGTTTCTGggtttttaaatcaaatacatCAAGATGCTCATTCTGAAGGGGAATTGTGGTACATGCCTATACAAGATCTTATGAgcccttaattttaaaaaggcctAGCTTACGTGCATTGTATTTACATATTAGATGCAATGAGGAAGCGGATTCTCTGCCTGCATGAAGTATTATAATTGACATGAGAGGCAGCAAGATTAGGGCCTAGAGTTTAATTTGTCACCCCTTAGTAGAGACCCATAATAATGGTGTAGAACAAATGCACAATATAACCCTTTACAAAATTCACTGAAATGATTTCCATTATGCTCAGAAgcatagaagaagaaaaaatattgatGGATAAGTGACTCCAGTAGGAAACTAATCCTTTGGGAGATGGTGAATCCCAAGTATAGGAATACAGTATGAGGTAGTGGAATAAGCTTGTTTAAATAATAATTGCATGCCCTAAACTAGAGCACATGCAGAAACACAGCGATGGCTCTTTCCAAAGGTCACCTTACAAAGCAGGACAGCTGTTCAGAAACATACTGTCAGGTGCATTGAAGTTAACTCCAATAGGAAGTTGACCTGATAGCTGAGAATTGTTAAATGAATAGATGGACTGTGCATAGCTCAACTCTAATTTAACTTTTAGAAGAGCCAGGCCTGTGGAAACATACATGGTTACTAGGTTAGCCATTTAACAGACTCCTGTAATGGAGTCCGAATAGCAGATATGAGGCTTTCAGTCCTGGGCACTTGAAAGTTTTCTGACTGGGAAGGGAAATCTGATCATGAATGTGGCCCACATGTAGTTGTGTATGTTTTTGGTTTGACATTGCCTGCCTGCTGTTTTGCTCTTGTGAGCATTTGTGGGTTTTGTGGTGCATCATACTTCCAGTTCACTGACGCAAAGTTTTCAAGTGAAGCAATATCTTCTGTTGGTTACAGTGGGGTCCTGACAGTCAAGactgctgggttctattcccagtgctGCTACCTAGTGACTGTAAACCATATTCTGACACATTTATACCCAGCAAGTATTACGCTAATCCAGAagtagtcccatttacttcaatagactATAATAGAATAAGGTGCTATTCAGCATAAGTAAGGGTACCAGAACCAGGTCCTGTGTGACATAGTATAAGGTGCTCAACctctatgactcagtttccccacctgtaaagaGGGGGCATGGATATTTTCCCACCTTTGTAATGCACTTTGCTATTATGGAGATGCAATAATGGAACATAGTTTCCACTGTACTTGAAGGAGGCCAGACCAGAGAACTGATagtatttttcccccttccagaaATTCTTGAAGAGAAATAAGTAACAACAGCAACCAGAAAGGAAGACTGTGCAAAACTATTAGTGGACATGACTGTTCATGCTGTTTACCTGCTCACATATGAAGTGAGCACCCAGCAAACCTGACTGTTCACTGGAGTGCTGTTCCATAGCGTCTAGCCATGCAAGTACATCATGATGTGTGATTAGCCCCACAGAAGATAAAATATCTGCAACTGTTTTTCTGTGTGTCAACATCTGTCATCATTCTTCACACTGGTTATTTCAACTGCTATTGTTAGCCTTGTCAGACCTTTCGGAATCAGGGACTTGACCTCAGCCAAAGAGGATTTGCTAGGACATGAAAAAAAAGTAGGTCCTCTCTGATATGCTTAAATATGCATTTACCTTAGAGATGTTGTAGAACTCTATCCCAAAGAAACCAGCTGAGTCTTTTGAGTAAATCATTCATATTCTATGAATATTCAGGAAGAgcattctccttttttaaaagtatgcaaGGGAAACCCACATTTAGATAAAAATATGCTTGATGCAAACTAACAAAAGCCAGGAAACTCAAGGTCAGAGTTTTAACCCTAGCTTTAACTCAAAGTGCTGGTTTATGTGTTTCACAAGAGAGTTTGAGAGAGATTGTCACACTCTGTTTTTGGATTTTTATTCTCCATCAGTTTGTATCATACTGATTATAACATTGAGACATAATTTGTCATGAATAGTAAGTATAGATGTACAATCATTTCAAAAGACATACTTTGAAATACATAAAGGTACATTTTGTTTTATGTCTGACtagattttgtatttttgtacaaATGTTTTGTAAATAGATTTGTTGGATACAagtattgctttttttttcttctaaggaAAAAATACATACCTCCCCCAAACACACTATGAATAATATTACTGGACCCATTTTGACACAGACCCTCAGCAGATGTAAGTCAGCTTagcaccactgatttcaacaaAGTAGTGTTTGCATTGGCTGAGGGATTCGTCCTGTATAACAAAGCCCTGCCCTTCCCAAAGAATGTCTACAGGAGCATGCTGCAACTTATCCCTGCACTTCAGGGGCTCACAGTTCTCATGGGAGCAATATTACCAAtcccaaagtttaaaaataatgagttagGATCCCCCACACACAAGAAATGGGGTTTGGAAATATTAAGCTAGGGGAGTTAAGATAGTAACATTTTGTTACTTCAGTAAACTGAACTCATTGTGCACACCACTTGCTCCTTTTCCCTCCATTCTCACCCACAAGCATCATGTGTACCATCCTCCTGTACTTCAAGGATTCTCTGTAACCAGTCCCGACCCCATGCTAGGGACTCCATTTGTCCCTGTGGCAGGGCTCACGCACCCTCAGAGCACCCTTGCATCAGTGCAGGATGCTGCTGCAACCTTtggctccagcacctcctgccagctGCCTGCCTCCGGGCCCAGGTCTTCTGCAGCTCAGCCCTTTGGCCATATCACTTAAGTTCAGACCCCTTCCAAGGTATCATAAACAAGTCCAAACAGAACTGAATAGTTCTCCTACCCTTCTAGGCTACCACAATCCTTACAAACTATATCTGAGGACTTCCCTTGCAGGAGCCTATACCACCCCCATATCCCCTATTGTCTCTGTACCCTAACCCTGAACTCCTCTCAGCTGGAAAAGCCAGTCTCCTCTACCCAAGTCAACCACCTTCAGTCTATTTATTATGACTTAGCTCTgctccctctggccaggagccaGGTAGTGACTCACCT encodes:
- the LOC119854227 gene encoding C-X-C motif chemokine 11-like, which codes for MKSLIRLSLLLLLAAVLVQGMPTSSRGRCLCITAGAPVIHPKHIAKVEIYGQSSSCQQVEVIITLKGSGQRKCLNSTSKLASRMIQKFLKRNK